The following are encoded in a window of Saccharothrix longispora genomic DNA:
- a CDS encoding argininosuccinate synthase domain-containing protein — protein sequence MPADTCEVVVAFDRGVPVALDGETVTAFQAIRELDLNAGRHTVRGARQALGALALTTAHRELETVTLEHETARFKRQVDRRWGELVRDGQWSSPLRHALDGFLETTRRHVTGEVRLLLHDGRATVTGLRREQAPHDHAPAGRGWGHPHDQSKRDQG from the coding sequence GTGCCGGCGGACACCTGCGAGGTCGTCGTCGCCTTCGACCGGGGCGTCCCGGTCGCCCTCGACGGCGAGACCGTCACCGCCTTCCAGGCCATCCGCGAACTCGACCTCAACGCGGGCCGGCACACTGTGCGCGGGGCCCGGCAGGCGCTCGGCGCCCTCGCCCTGACCACCGCGCACCGGGAGCTGGAGACCGTCACCCTGGAGCACGAGACGGCCCGCTTCAAGCGGCAGGTCGACCGCCGGTGGGGTGAACTGGTGCGCGACGGGCAGTGGTCCTCACCGCTGCGGCACGCGCTGGACGGCTTCCTGGAGACCACCCGGCGGCACGTGACCGGCGAGGTCCGGCTCCTGCTGCACGACGGCCGCGCCACCGTCACCGGCCTGCGCCGCGAGCAGGCACCGCACGACCACGCCCCCGCCGGCCGCGGCTGGGGCCACCCGCACGACCAGTCGAAGAGGGATCAGGGGTAG
- a CDS encoding DUF6461 domain-containing protein — translation MGEIDDFAVIAARHVPVVAARIPRTPAALVAGLPGDPEVVDVAGGLRHAGGLLAERLLGALELHLDDLPGAAPGLVEDLRPVEHATFTTLSGGATSETQGALTVLDATHPGATARVHDLVRRLTHHPALAEVLGVPPGTPAAPVGPPAAETTRTVQAAHAALAGHRLRHLPGRGTPAGRAVHPSDAAEDPAHRAALEANLRAARARSAAATPQPVHPRPRAIRYAQPSPPIADTPETRAETAAAARHAAPHLALAVITAHAVLHHLGVATPAAVVGTALGVTARLLPALPPPADHTEAVLARRRAEYLFPRYASGHARVHDGHFTLAEGPTPGNVDFSANGLVAVVDNGIAVRTTDVAGVPVRLTTTETAPPPPDLEWWDDVVEVSWHARRGDAAIPGVSDTTPPWPGDLRVRVHARGRDGNDTEWYELAAWPAPPAPERVLKTADTTEPPYAAHRWINRSALSEAACVTVVTGSTRDGVLRAFGATAPASRRDVDHGHGTAPWVAVHETDGAVLAVEPDGCRGADRGVLAALSAHGRAASMFWNVNALTGLGFAERGRVVAAFEPWCADDLPADVARLLDDLVGSRHEVARGLTAVARYTGRGITPDDLAAVERADEVHLITGQDRPGR, via the coding sequence GTGGGGGAGATCGACGACTTCGCGGTGATCGCGGCCCGGCACGTCCCGGTCGTCGCGGCACGGATACCCCGGACACCGGCGGCACTCGTGGCGGGCCTGCCCGGGGACCCGGAGGTGGTCGACGTCGCCGGCGGCCTGCGCCACGCGGGCGGCCTGCTCGCCGAACGCCTCCTCGGCGCCCTGGAACTCCACCTCGACGACCTGCCCGGTGCCGCGCCCGGCCTGGTGGAGGACCTGCGGCCCGTCGAGCACGCCACGTTCACCACGCTGAGCGGGGGCGCGACGAGCGAGACACAGGGCGCCCTGACCGTGCTGGACGCCACGCACCCCGGCGCGACCGCCCGCGTGCACGACCTCGTACGCCGGCTCACCCACCACCCGGCGCTGGCCGAGGTGCTCGGCGTGCCGCCCGGAACGCCGGCCGCGCCCGTCGGACCACCGGCCGCCGAGACCACCCGGACCGTCCAGGCCGCTCACGCCGCGCTCGCCGGGCACCGGCTCCGCCACCTGCCCGGCCGGGGCACCCCGGCCGGCCGGGCCGTGCACCCGTCGGACGCCGCCGAGGACCCGGCCCACCGCGCCGCCCTCGAAGCCAACCTCCGCGCGGCGCGCGCGCGGTCGGCCGCGGCCACGCCGCAGCCCGTCCACCCGCGCCCCCGCGCGATCCGGTACGCGCAGCCGTCACCGCCGATCGCCGACACCCCGGAGACCCGCGCCGAGACCGCCGCCGCGGCCCGCCACGCCGCACCGCACCTCGCGCTCGCCGTGATCACCGCCCACGCCGTCCTGCACCACCTCGGCGTCGCCACGCCGGCCGCCGTCGTCGGCACCGCCCTCGGCGTCACCGCGCGACTGCTCCCCGCCCTGCCCCCACCCGCCGACCACACCGAGGCCGTCCTGGCCCGCCGCCGCGCCGAGTACCTCTTCCCCCGGTACGCCTCCGGGCACGCCCGGGTCCACGACGGCCACTTCACCCTCGCCGAGGGACCCACCCCCGGGAACGTCGACTTCTCCGCCAACGGCCTCGTCGCCGTCGTCGACAACGGCATCGCCGTGCGCACCACCGACGTGGCCGGCGTGCCCGTCCGCCTCACCACCACCGAGACCGCGCCACCACCGCCCGACCTCGAATGGTGGGACGACGTCGTCGAGGTCTCCTGGCACGCCCGCCGCGGTGACGCGGCCATCCCCGGCGTCTCCGACACCACCCCGCCGTGGCCCGGCGACCTCCGCGTCCGCGTGCACGCCAGGGGCCGCGACGGCAACGACACCGAGTGGTACGAACTCGCCGCCTGGCCGGCCCCGCCCGCGCCCGAACGGGTGCTCAAGACGGCGGACACCACCGAACCCCCGTACGCCGCCCACCGCTGGATCAACCGCAGCGCCCTCTCCGAGGCGGCGTGCGTCACCGTCGTCACCGGCTCCACCCGCGACGGGGTGCTGCGCGCGTTCGGCGCCACCGCGCCCGCCTCCCGGAGGGACGTCGACCACGGGCACGGCACCGCCCCGTGGGTCGCCGTCCACGAGACCGACGGGGCGGTCCTCGCCGTCGAGCCCGACGGCTGCCGGGGCGCCGACCGCGGCGTCCTCGCCGCGCTGTCCGCGCACGGCCGCGCCGCGAGCATGTTCTGGAACGTCAACGCGCTCACCGGGCTGGGCTTCGCCGAGCGCGGCCGGGTCGTCGCCGCCTTCGAACCCTGGTGCGCCGACGACCTGCCCGCCGACGTCGCCCGACTGCTCGACGACCTGGTCGGCTCGCGCCACGAGGTCGCCCGGGGGCTCACCGCCGTCGCCCGCTACACCGGGCGCGGCATCACCCCCGACGACCTCGCCGCCGTCGAGCGGGCCGACGAGGTCCACCTGATCACCGGGCAGGACCGGCCGGGCCGATGA
- a CDS encoding DNA-3-methyladenine glycosylase, whose protein sequence is MPASPRQLTERELAVDPVDAARLLLGGTIESTTPEGVVGVRIVEVEAYRGGDDPASHCYRGRTPRNDVMFGPAGRLYVYFVYGMHFCANVVSLTDGVPGAVLLRAGEVVTGLELARARRPAARSDAELAKGPARLTGVLGLDRAHNGTDLTAPDASVRLLAGDPVDPAAIRTGPRVGVAVAVDVPWRFWVDSPAVSAYRRGTRRTRAAPPPER, encoded by the coding sequence TTGCCCGCCTCGCCTAGGCAGCTCACCGAGCGGGAGCTGGCCGTCGACCCGGTCGACGCGGCCCGGCTCCTGCTCGGCGGCACCATCGAGTCCACCACCCCCGAGGGCGTCGTGGGCGTGCGGATCGTCGAGGTCGAGGCCTACCGGGGCGGCGACGACCCGGCGTCCCACTGCTACCGGGGGCGGACGCCGCGCAACGACGTCATGTTCGGCCCGGCCGGCCGGTTGTACGTGTACTTCGTCTACGGCATGCACTTCTGCGCCAACGTCGTGTCGCTGACCGACGGCGTGCCCGGCGCCGTGCTGCTGCGCGCGGGCGAGGTCGTGACCGGCCTGGAACTGGCCCGCGCCCGCCGCCCCGCCGCCCGCAGCGACGCCGAGCTCGCCAAGGGACCGGCCCGCCTCACCGGCGTCCTCGGCCTCGACCGCGCCCACAACGGCACGGACCTGACCGCCCCGGACGCCTCCGTGCGGCTGCTCGCGGGCGACCCCGTCGACCCGGCCGCCATCCGCACCGGCCCGCGCGTCGGCGTCGCCGTGGCGGTCGACGTGCCGTGGCGCTTCTGGGTCGACTCCCCGGCGGTCAGCGCCTACCGCCGGGGCACGCGCCGCACCCGCGCCGCACCACCGCCGGAGCGCTAG
- a CDS encoding EF-hand domain-containing protein has translation MASDLQREKTSIVFAAMDVNGDGYLERADFEALTDRWVHLRDGYQPERLREIMMGWWEALHAASDQDSDEKVSHDEVLRMVDNLGTALDLVVATAESMFEAVDEDGDGAVSAPEYSRMIHAWTGDETPTDGVFALLDLDGDGTISKSEFVRHWVEFWAGDDPEAPGTHVFGEVRAGRQV, from the coding sequence GTGGCCAGCGACTTGCAGCGGGAGAAGACCTCCATCGTGTTCGCCGCGATGGACGTGAACGGCGACGGTTACCTGGAGCGCGCCGATTTCGAGGCGTTGACGGACAGGTGGGTGCACCTCCGCGACGGGTACCAGCCGGAGCGGTTGCGGGAGATCATGATGGGCTGGTGGGAGGCCCTGCACGCGGCGTCCGACCAGGACAGCGACGAGAAGGTGTCGCACGACGAGGTGCTCAGGATGGTGGACAACCTCGGCACCGCGCTGGACCTGGTGGTGGCCACGGCCGAGTCGATGTTCGAGGCGGTGGACGAGGACGGCGACGGCGCGGTGTCGGCGCCCGAGTACAGCCGCATGATCCACGCGTGGACCGGTGACGAGACGCCGACGGACGGGGTGTTCGCGCTGCTGGACCTCGACGGCGACGGCACGATCTCCAAGTCGGAGTTCGTGCGGCACTGGGTCGAGTTCTGGGCCGGTGACGACCCGGAGGCGCCGGGCACGCACGTGTTCGGCGAGGTCCGGGCCGGCCGGCAGGTCTAG
- the argH gene encoding argininosuccinate lyase, with protein sequence MSSLWGGRFASGPAEAMAMLSLSTHFDWRLAPYDIRGSRAHARVLNRAGLLTDDELTRMLAALDALEADVASGAFTPVVEDEDVHTALERGLIDRAGPELGGKLRAGRSRNDQVATLFRMWLRDAAERVSEGVLDVVDALAGQAAAHATAVMPGRTHLQSAQPVLLAHHLLAHGQALLRDVERLRDWDKRAAVSPYGSGALAGSSLGLDPAAVAAELGFDAPVENSIDGTASRDFAAEMAFVLAMIGVDLSRIAEEVIIWTTAEFRFAVLDDAWATGSSIMPQKKNPDVAELTRGKSGRLIGNLTGLLATLKAQPLAYNRDLQEDKEPLFDSVEQLELLLPALAGMIGTMRFDTDRMAALAPAGFTLATDIAEWLVRQGVPFRVAHEAAGECVRAAETRGVGLDELTDDEFAAISPALTPAVRDVLTVEGSIASRDAHGGTAPDRVAEQLARLRDKVSLARLA encoded by the coding sequence ATGAGTTCTCTGTGGGGCGGGCGTTTCGCCAGTGGACCGGCCGAGGCGATGGCGATGCTGTCGCTGTCGACGCACTTCGACTGGCGACTCGCCCCCTACGACATCCGCGGTTCACGGGCGCACGCCCGCGTGCTCAACCGCGCGGGCCTGCTCACCGACGACGAGCTGACGCGCATGCTCGCCGCGCTGGACGCCCTGGAGGCCGACGTGGCCTCCGGCGCGTTCACGCCGGTCGTCGAAGACGAGGACGTGCACACCGCGCTGGAACGCGGCCTCATCGACCGGGCCGGGCCCGAGCTGGGCGGCAAGCTGCGCGCCGGCCGCTCCCGCAACGACCAGGTCGCCACGCTGTTCCGGATGTGGCTGCGCGACGCCGCCGAGCGCGTCTCCGAGGGCGTGCTCGACGTGGTCGACGCGCTCGCCGGCCAGGCCGCCGCGCACGCCACCGCCGTCATGCCCGGCCGCACGCACCTCCAGTCCGCGCAGCCCGTGCTCCTCGCGCACCACCTCCTCGCGCACGGCCAGGCCCTGCTGCGCGACGTCGAGCGGCTGCGCGACTGGGACAAGCGCGCCGCCGTGTCCCCCTACGGCTCCGGCGCGCTCGCCGGGTCCTCGCTGGGCCTCGACCCCGCCGCGGTCGCCGCCGAGCTGGGCTTCGACGCGCCCGTGGAGAACTCCATCGACGGCACCGCCTCGCGCGACTTCGCCGCCGAGATGGCGTTCGTGCTCGCCATGATCGGCGTCGACCTGTCCCGGATCGCCGAGGAGGTGATCATCTGGACGACCGCCGAGTTCCGCTTCGCCGTCCTCGACGACGCGTGGGCCACCGGCAGCTCGATCATGCCGCAGAAGAAGAACCCCGACGTCGCCGAGCTGACCCGCGGCAAGTCCGGCCGGCTCATCGGCAACCTCACCGGCCTGCTGGCCACCCTCAAGGCCCAGCCGCTGGCCTACAACCGGGACCTCCAGGAGGACAAGGAGCCCCTGTTCGACTCCGTCGAGCAGCTGGAGCTGCTGCTGCCCGCCCTGGCCGGGATGATCGGCACCATGCGCTTCGACACCGACCGCATGGCCGCCCTCGCGCCCGCCGGGTTCACCCTGGCCACCGACATCGCCGAGTGGCTGGTCCGGCAGGGCGTGCCGTTCCGCGTCGCGCACGAGGCGGCGGGGGAGTGCGTGCGCGCCGCCGAGACCCGCGGCGTCGGCCTGGACGAGCTGACCGACGACGAGTTCGCCGCCATCTCGCCCGCCCTCACCCCCGCGGTGCGCGACGTGCTCACCGTGGAGGGCTCCATCGCCTCCCGCGACGCCCACGGCGGCACCGCGCCCGATCGGGTCGCCGAGCAGCTCGCGAGGCTCCGGGACAAGGTCTCCCTTGCCCGCCTCGCCTAG
- the argF gene encoding ornithine carbamoyltransferase, which produces MVRHFLRDDDLTPAEQAEVLDLADTYRVDRLGAKPLAGPRSVAVIFEKNSTRTRLSFEVGIAQLGGNPVIIDGRSMQLGREETIEDTSRILSGYVDAVVWRTFAQKRMDAMASVSRIPVINALTDEFHPCQVLADLQTIRLRHGALPGLTVTYLGDGANNMSHSMLLGGVTAGMHVRVAAPEHFQPAPWVLDAARERAADTGGSVRVLSDPREAVDGADVLVTDTWTSMGQENDGRDRARPFRPYQVNAELVAATGVKTTVLHCLPAHRGQEITDDVLDGPDSAVWDEAENRLHAQKALLVWLLEQSA; this is translated from the coding sequence GTGGTCCGCCACTTCCTGCGCGACGACGACCTGACACCCGCCGAGCAGGCCGAGGTCCTCGACCTCGCCGACACCTACCGGGTGGACCGGCTCGGCGCCAAGCCGCTGGCCGGGCCCAGGTCGGTCGCGGTCATCTTCGAGAAGAACTCGACCCGCACCCGCCTGTCGTTCGAGGTGGGCATCGCCCAGCTCGGCGGCAACCCGGTGATCATCGACGGCCGGTCCATGCAGCTCGGCCGCGAGGAGACCATCGAGGACACCTCCCGCATCCTGTCCGGCTACGTGGACGCGGTCGTGTGGCGCACGTTCGCCCAGAAGCGGATGGACGCCATGGCGTCCGTCTCGCGCATCCCGGTGATCAACGCGCTGACCGACGAGTTCCACCCGTGCCAGGTGCTCGCGGACCTCCAGACGATCCGGCTCCGGCACGGCGCGCTGCCCGGCCTCACCGTCACCTACCTCGGTGACGGCGCCAACAACATGTCCCACTCGATGCTGCTCGGCGGCGTCACCGCGGGCATGCACGTCCGCGTCGCCGCCCCCGAGCACTTCCAGCCCGCGCCGTGGGTCCTCGACGCCGCCCGCGAGCGCGCCGCCGACACCGGCGGCTCGGTGCGGGTGCTCAGCGACCCGCGCGAGGCCGTCGACGGCGCGGACGTGCTGGTCACCGACACGTGGACGTCGATGGGGCAGGAGAACGACGGCCGTGACCGGGCGCGCCCGTTCCGGCCCTACCAGGTCAACGCCGAGCTGGTCGCGGCCACCGGGGTGAAGACGACGGTGCTGCACTGCCTGCCCGCGCACCGCGGCCAGGAGATCACCGACGACGTCCTCGACGGGCCGGACAGCGCGGTCTGGGACGAGGCCGAGAACCGCCTGCACGCCCAGAAGGCGCTCCTCGTGTGGCTGCTGGAGCAGTCGGCGTGA
- the argB gene encoding acetylglutamate kinase has translation MTIPAQDKAAVLIEALPWLQRFRGAIVVVKYGGNAMVDDELKRAFAQDVVFLKVAGLHPVVVHGGGPQIAAMLTRLGIHSEFRGGLRVTTPEAADVVRMVLVGQVQRELVGLINRHGPYAVGLSGEDARLFTAARRPAIVDGEPVDIGLVGDIVDVDPDVVLDVVRAGRIPVISTVAPDVDGVVHNVNADTAAGAVAVALDAAKLVVLTDVEGLYADWPDRGSLLHRVDAARLEEMLPDLDSGMVPKMEACLRAVRGGVPEAHVIDGRSAHSLLLEVFTSEGVGTMVTEGTGERA, from the coding sequence GTGACGATCCCCGCACAGGACAAGGCCGCCGTCCTCATCGAGGCGCTGCCCTGGCTCCAGCGCTTCCGCGGCGCGATCGTCGTCGTCAAGTACGGCGGCAACGCCATGGTCGACGACGAGCTCAAGCGCGCGTTCGCCCAGGACGTGGTGTTCCTCAAGGTCGCCGGTCTGCACCCGGTCGTGGTGCACGGCGGCGGCCCGCAGATCGCCGCGATGCTGACCAGGCTCGGCATCCACAGCGAGTTCCGCGGCGGCCTGCGCGTCACCACGCCCGAGGCCGCGGACGTGGTCCGCATGGTGCTCGTCGGCCAGGTGCAGCGCGAGCTGGTCGGCCTGATCAACCGCCACGGCCCGTACGCGGTCGGCCTGTCCGGCGAGGACGCCCGCCTGTTCACCGCCGCGCGCCGCCCGGCGATCGTGGACGGCGAACCGGTCGACATCGGCCTCGTCGGCGACATCGTCGACGTCGACCCGGACGTGGTGCTCGACGTCGTGCGCGCCGGCCGCATCCCGGTGATCTCCACGGTCGCCCCGGACGTCGACGGCGTCGTGCACAACGTGAACGCCGACACCGCGGCGGGCGCCGTGGCGGTGGCGCTGGACGCCGCGAAGCTCGTGGTCCTCACCGACGTGGAGGGCCTCTACGCGGACTGGCCGGACAGGGGCTCCCTGCTGCACCGGGTCGACGCCGCGCGGCTGGAGGAGATGCTGCCCGACCTGGACAGCGGGATGGTGCCCAAGATGGAGGCGTGCCTGCGCGCGGTGCGCGGCGGCGTCCCCGAGGCGCACGTGATCGACGGACGATCGGCGCACTCCCTGTTGTTGGAGGTCTTCACCTCCGAGGGCGTCGGGACCATGGTGACCGAGGGGACCGGGGAACGGGCATGA
- a CDS encoding acetylornithine transaminase, translating to MNDQQRWQAAMMDNYGTPGLTLVRGEGAHVWDADGNRYLDLLAGIAVNALGHAHPAVVAAVTGQIGRIAHTSNLYINEPALTLAERLLDLAGADGDGRVLFCNSGAEANEAAFKLSRRTGRTKVVATDGGFHGRTMGALALTGQPAKRAPFEPLVPGVVHIPFGDVDALEAAIDDETAAFVVEPVQGENGVVVPPEGYLGAARRITAEHGALLVLDEVQTGVGRLGTWFAFQQAGVVPDVFTLAKGLGGGLPLGACVALGPAKDLFEPGQHGTTFGGNPVCCAAALAVLDTIAADGLLEHASAVGKEIAAGVEALDHPLVSGVRGAGLLLGITLREAVSAKAAAAAQRAGYLINPIQPDVIRIAPPLVLDEADAQRFVAGLPTWLEA from the coding sequence ATGAACGACCAGCAGCGGTGGCAGGCCGCGATGATGGACAACTACGGCACGCCGGGCCTGACGCTCGTCCGCGGCGAGGGCGCGCACGTGTGGGACGCGGACGGCAACCGCTACCTCGACCTGCTCGCCGGCATCGCGGTCAACGCCCTGGGCCACGCCCACCCGGCCGTGGTCGCCGCCGTCACCGGGCAGATCGGCAGGATCGCCCACACCTCCAACCTCTACATCAACGAGCCCGCGCTCACGCTCGCCGAGCGCCTGCTGGACCTGGCGGGCGCGGACGGCGACGGCCGGGTGCTGTTCTGCAACTCCGGCGCCGAGGCCAACGAGGCCGCGTTCAAGCTGAGCCGCCGCACCGGCCGCACCAAGGTCGTGGCCACCGACGGCGGCTTCCACGGCCGCACCATGGGCGCCCTCGCGCTCACCGGCCAGCCCGCCAAGCGCGCCCCGTTCGAGCCGCTCGTGCCCGGTGTCGTGCACATCCCGTTCGGCGACGTCGACGCCCTCGAAGCCGCGATCGACGACGAGACCGCCGCGTTCGTCGTGGAGCCCGTCCAGGGCGAGAACGGCGTCGTCGTGCCGCCCGAGGGCTACCTGGGAGCCGCCCGCCGCATCACCGCCGAGCACGGCGCGCTGCTCGTCCTCGACGAGGTGCAGACCGGCGTCGGCCGCCTCGGCACGTGGTTCGCCTTCCAGCAGGCCGGTGTCGTGCCGGACGTGTTCACCCTGGCCAAGGGCCTCGGCGGCGGCCTGCCGCTGGGCGCGTGCGTCGCGCTCGGCCCGGCCAAGGACCTGTTCGAACCCGGCCAGCACGGCACCACGTTCGGCGGCAACCCGGTGTGCTGCGCCGCCGCCCTCGCCGTGCTCGACACGATCGCCGCCGACGGGCTGCTGGAGCACGCCTCCGCCGTCGGCAAGGAGATCGCCGCGGGCGTCGAGGCCCTCGACCACCCGCTCGTCTCCGGGGTGCGGGGCGCCGGCCTGCTGCTCGGCATCACGCTGCGCGAGGCGGTCTCGGCGAAGGCCGCGGCGGCCGCGCAGCGGGCCGGCTACCTGATCAACCCCATCCAGCCCGACGTCATCAGGATCGCCCCGCCGCTCGTCCTCGACGAGGCCGACGCGCAGCGGTTCGTGGCGGGGCTGCCGACCTGGCTGGAGGCGTGA
- the tyrS gene encoding tyrosine--tRNA ligase, protein MSEHILDELTWRGLIAQSTDLDALRKDLDAGPLTLYAGFDPSAPSLHAGNLVPLLMLRRFQRAGHRPLVLAGGATGMIGDPRDTSERTLNPLDTVAEWVGRIRGQLERFVEFDDGPTGALVVNNLDWTGPMSALEFLRDVGKHFSVNVMLARETVKRRLEADGMSYTEFSYLLLQSHDYLHLHRAHGTKLQVGGSDQWGNIIGGVDLIRRVDGKTAHALTAPLVTDAEGRKFGKSTGGGNVWLDPEMTSPYAWYQYFVNVGDADVIRYLRMFTFLPREEVAELERQTAEAPHLRAAQKRLAQEFTDLVHGEHETRQVIAASQALFGRGELRELDLSTLEAAMSEAPTGEVRLADGPTIVDLLVGSGLADSKGAARRTVKEGGAYVNNAKVTDEEWVPAKEDLLHGAWLVVRRGKRNTAGVRVLL, encoded by the coding sequence GTGAGCGAGCACATCCTCGACGAGCTGACCTGGCGCGGCCTGATCGCGCAATCCACCGACCTCGACGCGCTGCGGAAGGACCTCGACGCGGGACCGCTCACCCTCTACGCCGGGTTCGACCCGTCCGCGCCCAGCCTCCACGCCGGCAACCTCGTGCCCCTGCTCATGCTGCGCCGCTTCCAGCGCGCCGGGCACCGGCCCCTGGTCCTGGCGGGCGGCGCGACCGGCATGATCGGCGACCCGCGCGACACCTCCGAGCGCACCCTCAACCCGCTCGACACCGTCGCCGAGTGGGTCGGGCGCATCCGCGGCCAGCTGGAGCGGTTCGTGGAGTTCGACGACGGCCCCACCGGCGCGCTCGTCGTCAACAACCTCGACTGGACCGGCCCGATGTCCGCCCTGGAGTTCCTGCGCGACGTCGGCAAGCACTTCTCGGTCAACGTCATGCTCGCCCGCGAGACGGTCAAGCGCCGCCTCGAAGCCGACGGCATGTCCTACACCGAGTTCAGCTACCTGCTGCTCCAGTCCCACGACTACCTCCACCTCCACCGCGCGCACGGGACGAAGCTCCAGGTCGGCGGCTCCGACCAGTGGGGCAACATCATCGGCGGCGTGGACCTCATCCGCCGGGTCGACGGCAAGACCGCGCACGCCCTGACCGCGCCGCTGGTGACCGACGCCGAGGGCCGCAAGTTCGGCAAGTCCACCGGGGGCGGCAACGTGTGGCTCGACCCGGAGATGACCTCGCCGTACGCCTGGTACCAGTACTTCGTGAACGTCGGTGACGCCGACGTGATCAGGTACCTGCGGATGTTCACCTTCCTCCCGCGCGAGGAGGTCGCCGAGCTGGAGCGCCAGACCGCAGAAGCCCCCCACCTGCGCGCCGCGCAGAAGAGGCTCGCCCAGGAGTTCACCGACCTCGTGCACGGGGAGCACGAGACCCGGCAGGTCATCGCGGCCAGCCAGGCCCTCTTCGGCCGGGGCGAGCTGCGGGAGCTGGACCTGTCGACGCTGGAGGCCGCCATGTCCGAGGCGCCCACCGGCGAGGTGCGCCTGGCGGACGGACCGACGATCGTCGACCTGCTCGTCGGCTCCGGCCTCGCGGACAGCAAGGGCGCGGCGCGGCGCACCGTGAAGGAGGGCGGCGCGTACGTGAACAACGCGAAGGTGACCGACGAGGAGTGGGTGCCCGCGAAGGAGGACCTGCTGCACGGCGCGTGGCTGGTCGTGCGGCGCGGCAAGCGCAACACCGCGGGCGTGCGCGTACTGCTCTGA
- a CDS encoding arginine repressor, with amino-acid sequence MTRTARQARIVELIAQRAIRSQSELAKTLAVEGIEVTQATLSRDLDELGAVKLRGPDGGAPVYVIPEDGSPVRGVQGGTTRLVRVLNELLVSVDHSGNLAVLRTPPGAAQFLASALDRAALQDIVGTIAGDDTILVVAREPVTGAELAARVAALAAGEAGDEGP; translated from the coding sequence GTGACCCGCACCGCGCGGCAGGCCCGCATCGTCGAACTGATCGCCCAGCGCGCGATCCGCAGCCAGTCCGAACTGGCGAAAACGCTTGCGGTGGAGGGCATCGAGGTCACCCAGGCCACCCTGTCGCGCGACCTGGACGAGCTGGGCGCGGTCAAGCTGCGCGGACCGGACGGCGGCGCGCCCGTCTACGTCATCCCCGAGGACGGCAGCCCGGTGCGCGGCGTGCAGGGCGGCACCACCCGGCTCGTCCGGGTGCTCAACGAGCTGCTGGTGTCCGTCGACCACTCCGGCAACCTCGCCGTCCTGCGCACCCCGCCCGGCGCGGCCCAGTTCCTGGCCAGCGCGCTGGACCGGGCCGCGCTCCAGGACATCGTCGGTACCATAGCCGGCGACGACACCATCCTCGTCGTGGCGCGCGAACCGGTCACCGGCGCCGAGCTGGCGGCGCGGGTCGCCGCGCTCGCCGCCGGCGAGGCGGGGGACGAGGGGCCGTGA